Proteins co-encoded in one Papaver somniferum cultivar HN1 chromosome 5, ASM357369v1, whole genome shotgun sequence genomic window:
- the LOC113282781 gene encoding NAP1-related protein 2-like isoform X2, which produces MKEECLKDTELLRPVYKKRSKIIETIPNFWLTAFSSHYTLGILLSEEDQKIFKFLESVDVKDTDDGTPAYTIALKFGENPYFKNTTLTKKIAYSSRQMDIRGCNINWKVSPTGNQQESLVKKGKKRGCTGGEISFFTWFSDHEDDSRGIPDEVAELIIEDLWPNAIKYFLNGNLTNEEEYAIAEDCRSYLCNEDR; this is translated from the exons ATGAAGGAAGAGTGTCTGAAGGATACGGAATTACTGAGACCTGTCTACAAGAAGAGGAGCAAGATTATTGAGACCATACCTAATTTCTGGTTAACTGCT ttttcgagtCATTACACACTTGGCATTCTCTTGAGCGAGGAAGATCAAAAG ATATTCAAGTTTCTAGAGTCTGTCGATGTTAAAGATACTGATGATGGCACACCTGCGTATACGATAGCTTTA AAATTTGGGGAGAATCCTTACTTTAAAAATACAACTCTGACAAAGAAAATAGCATACTCTAGCAGACAAATGGATATACGCGGCTGCAATATCAATTGGAAG GTTAGTCCAACTGGGAATCAACAAGAGAGTCTTGTTAAAAAGGGGAAGAAACGAGGATGTACTGGTGGTGAGATAAG CTTCTTTACCTGGTTCTCTGACCATGAGGATGATTCAAGAGGGATTCCTGATGAG GTGGCAGAGCTAATTATAGAAGACCTCTGGCCAAATGCAATCAAATATTTTCTTAAT GGAAACTTAACTAATGAAGAGGAGTATGCCATCGCTGAAGACTGCCGTTCGTATTTATGCAATGAGGATCGGTGA
- the LOC113282781 gene encoding NAP1-related protein 2-like isoform X1, translating into MGSSRDKLMKVHEEILKAEENAVRKRNRCALQKEIELKSGKVMKEECLKDTELLRPVYKKRSKIIETIPNFWLTAFSSHYTLGILLSEEDQKIFKFLESVDVKDTDDGTPAYTIALKFGENPYFKNTTLTKKIAYSSRQMDIRGCNINWKVSPTGNQQESLVKKGKKRGCTGGEISFFTWFSDHEDDSRGIPDEVAELIIEDLWPNAIKYFLNGNLTNEEEYAIAEDCRSYLCNEDR; encoded by the exons ATGGGGTCATCTAGGGATAAGTTGATGAAGGTACATGAAGAGATTCTGAAG GCCGAAGAGAATGCAGTCCGGAAAAGGAATAGGTGTGCACTGCAGAAGGAAATTGAGTTGAAGTCAGGGAAGGTAATGAAGGAAGAGTGTCTGAAGGATACGGAATTACTGAGACCTGTCTACAAGAAGAGGAGCAAGATTATTGAGACCATACCTAATTTCTGGTTAACTGCT ttttcgagtCATTACACACTTGGCATTCTCTTGAGCGAGGAAGATCAAAAG ATATTCAAGTTTCTAGAGTCTGTCGATGTTAAAGATACTGATGATGGCACACCTGCGTATACGATAGCTTTA AAATTTGGGGAGAATCCTTACTTTAAAAATACAACTCTGACAAAGAAAATAGCATACTCTAGCAGACAAATGGATATACGCGGCTGCAATATCAATTGGAAG GTTAGTCCAACTGGGAATCAACAAGAGAGTCTTGTTAAAAAGGGGAAGAAACGAGGATGTACTGGTGGTGAGATAAG CTTCTTTACCTGGTTCTCTGACCATGAGGATGATTCAAGAGGGATTCCTGATGAG GTGGCAGAGCTAATTATAGAAGACCTCTGGCCAAATGCAATCAAATATTTTCTTAAT GGAAACTTAACTAATGAAGAGGAGTATGCCATCGCTGAAGACTGCCGTTCGTATTTATGCAATGAGGATCGGTGA